The following are encoded together in the Campylobacter devanensis genome:
- a CDS encoding FxsA family protein, with product MIRISLLPYIFLEIVLVVLYVLEFGFFSLFSEIFLSALLGVILILNYGFANLFQNINYFNIKDIFGSLGLAIGGLALIIPGMLSDIFGVIVIGVALALKIYSKFSTPRYQNNQNKYRQTNHNDDIIDVEIIEER from the coding sequence AGTATTGGTTGTTTTATATGTATTAGAATTTGGATTTTTTAGTCTATTTAGTGAGATTTTTCTTAGTGCATTACTTGGCGTAATTTTAATACTAAATTATGGATTTGCTAATTTATTTCAAAATATAAACTACTTTAATATCAAAGATATTTTTGGTAGTTTGGGGCTTGCTATTGGTGGATTGGCCCTTATAATTCCTGGAATGTTAAGCGATATTTTTGGGGTAATTGTGATCGGAGTTGCTTTAGCTTTAAAAATTTATTCTAAATTTAGTACTCCTAGGTATCAAAATAATCAAAATAAATATCGTCAAACCAATCATAATGATGATATAATAGATGTAGAGATTATAGAGGAGAGATAG
- the ccsA gene encoding cytochrome c biogenesis protein, with amino-acid sequence MGIIHKLFFSMGSAVVFFLIFAFASGAATIIESIYNTQTAWALVYGAGWFALIQLILGVNLVYNIYEYKLFKLKKLPAFIFHLSFLFILVGAGITRYFGFEGHMSIRENDSSNEIRTMQSYIQMISSDGNNTYTVSEPKYISSTIGNDFNLRLNIHDKLATLKYKDFTPNATPAWIDSPNGEAVLELMFSDESNSESVTMKLGDKFEVGDMSFSFGAKPTKSKYIQIYIKDSKFYIKTNQDISYMVMSDMSKGQLPKDTEVEFAGLRLYSIGGVNFAPRTMKVSAIKGVKKAGENVVGADTIIATLSYNNDSKDVAILSNYPPEAVEVGGQKFYVAWSPMAITLPFSIYLKDFELARYPGSNSPMSYSSDVVVEDGDFKMDYRIYMNNVLDYKGYRFFQSSYDADEGGTILSVNSDPGKWPTYIGYFLLTLGLLLNVMNPHSRFRKLAKAVNEANTKALGLILIAGLAIFGAKNSYALTMPQIPQSHIDKVSTLIIQGSDGRMKPFDTMAHEILNKIYRSDKFQSMGANAVFLSMMANSENWRSVPIIKISDDELKKVLGIPKSQKYASFDDFFGPNKDGQIEYKLIKFTELANRKAPATRGLFDKDVIKADEKLNILYMVFIGEMFRVIPKKDDYNNTWLSPGGALMELSGEEASNVAIMLQRYFTAVLEAQDSGEWSKADEAIEAIKKYQAEFGATVMPASNRVDLELAFNKYKIFQNLTPVYLLAGFALLIVVFVKMLRPKIKINLIFKIVYWVNILAFIAHTIGMGLRWYIAEHAPWSDGYESLVFIAWCLAFSGTMFARSSAISLALTSILAGVTLFVAHLSWLDPQITNLVPVLKSYWLTIHVSVITASYGFLGLCALLGLFTLVLFALQGKNENKELTRNIIEATRINEMAMILGLSLLVVGNFLGGVWANESWGRYWGWDSKETWALVSILVYAAVVHMRFIPKVNSQYAFAVASMFAYSAIIMTYFGVNFYLVGMHSYAAGDAVPVPNFVWIALVVMVVISLLAYRKRSYSARL; translated from the coding sequence ATGGGTATTATTCATAAATTATTTTTTAGTATGGGCTCAGCCGTTGTATTTTTCTTGATTTTTGCGTTTGCTAGTGGTGCTGCGACAATTATTGAGAGTATTTATAATACACAAACTGCTTGGGCTTTGGTCTATGGTGCTGGATGGTTTGCGTTAATTCAGCTGATTTTGGGGGTGAATTTAGTTTATAATATCTATGAATATAAACTTTTTAAGCTTAAAAAACTCCCCGCTTTTATATTTCACTTAAGCTTTTTATTTATTTTAGTTGGTGCGGGTATCACGAGATATTTTGGTTTTGAAGGGCATATGAGTATCCGTGAAAATGATAGTAGCAACGAGATAAGAACAATGCAAAGCTATATCCAAATGATCTCAAGCGATGGTAATAATACCTACACAGTCTCTGAGCCAAAATATATATCTAGTACTATTGGAAATGATTTTAATCTAAGACTCAATATCCATGATAAATTGGCCACTTTGAAATATAAAGATTTTACCCCAAATGCTACGCCAGCTTGGATCGATAGCCCTAATGGTGAGGCGGTTTTGGAACTTATGTTTTCTGATGAGAGCAATAGCGAGTCAGTTACTATGAAACTTGGGGATAAATTCGAAGTTGGCGATATGAGCTTTAGCTTTGGTGCCAAACCTACAAAATCCAAATATATCCAAATTTATATTAAAGATAGTAAATTTTATATAAAAACCAATCAAGATATAAGCTATATGGTGATGAGCGATATGAGTAAAGGCCAATTGCCAAAAGATACAGAAGTTGAGTTTGCTGGGCTTAGACTATATAGCATTGGTGGTGTGAATTTCGCACCTAGAACGATGAAGGTAAGTGCTATAAAAGGTGTGAAAAAAGCTGGCGAAAATGTAGTTGGAGCAGATACTATCATAGCAACCCTAAGCTATAATAACGATAGCAAAGATGTTGCGATATTAAGCAATTACCCGCCTGAAGCAGTGGAGGTCGGCGGACAGAAATTCTATGTAGCGTGGTCACCGATGGCTATAACCTTGCCATTTAGTATCTATCTAAAAGATTTTGAGTTAGCTAGATATCCTGGGTCAAACTCACCAATGAGTTATAGCAGTGATGTAGTCGTAGAAGATGGGGATTTTAAGATGGATTATAGAATTTATATGAATAATGTGCTTGATTATAAGGGGTATAGATTTTTCCAAAGTAGCTATGATGCTGATGAAGGTGGTACTATCTTATCAGTCAATAGCGATCCGGGCAAATGGCCTACATATATTGGATATTTCTTGTTAACTTTGGGGCTTTTATTAAATGTTATGAATCCTCATTCAAGATTTAGAAAACTGGCTAAAGCCGTAAATGAGGCAAATACCAAGGCGCTTGGGCTGATTTTAATAGCTGGACTGGCAATATTTGGTGCTAAAAATAGCTATGCTCTAACAATGCCACAAATTCCACAAAGCCATATAGATAAGGTATCAACTCTAATTATACAAGGTTCAGATGGTAGAATGAAACCATTTGATACTATGGCACACGAGATTTTAAATAAAATTTACCGCAGTGATAAGTTTCAATCAATGGGTGCTAATGCTGTATTTTTATCAATGATGGCAAATTCAGAAAATTGGCGTTCCGTACCAATTATTAAAATTAGCGATGATGAGTTAAAAAAGGTATTAGGAATTCCAAAAAGTCAAAAATATGCTAGTTTTGATGATTTCTTTGGCCCTAATAAAGATGGTCAAATAGAGTATAAGCTAATTAAATTCACAGAACTTGCTAATCGCAAAGCACCGGCTACAAGGGGGCTTTTTGATAAAGATGTTATAAAAGCTGATGAGAAGCTAAATATTCTTTATATGGTATTTATAGGAGAGATGTTTAGAGTAATACCTAAAAAAGATGATTATAATAATACTTGGCTTAGTCCTGGTGGAGCACTTATGGAGCTTAGCGGTGAAGAGGCATCAAATGTAGCTATAATGCTACAAAGATATTTTACTGCAGTACTTGAAGCACAAGATAGTGGCGAGTGGAGTAAAGCCGATGAAGCTATAGAAGCGATTAAAAAATATCAGGCTGAATTTGGTGCAACCGTAATGCCAGCTAGTAATAGGGTAGATTTAGAATTAGCATTTAATAAATATAAGATATTTCAAAATTTAACTCCAGTATATCTTTTGGCCGGTTTTGCACTTTTAATAGTAGTGTTTGTTAAGATGTTACGCCCTAAAATTAAAATAAATTTAATTTTTAAAATTGTCTATTGGGTCAATATCTTAGCATTTATCGCTCACACTATTGGTATGGGACTTAGATGGTATATCGCAGAGCATGCGCCTTGGAGTGATGGATATGAGAGCTTGGTATTTATAGCTTGGTGTTTGGCATTTAGTGGGACAATGTTTGCTAGAAGTTCAGCTATATCACTAGCTTTGACATCTATTTTAGCTGGGGTTACTCTATTTGTAGCTCATCTTAGTTGGCTCGATCCGCAAATTACAAATTTAGTGCCGGTTTTAAAAAGTTATTGGCTTACAATCCATGTAAGCGTAATCACAGCTAGTTATGGATTTTTAGGGCTTTGTGCTCTTCTTGGGCTATTTACTTTAGTTTTATTTGCACTTCAAGGCAAAAATGAGAATAAAGAGCTTACTAGAAATATAATTGAAGCCACTAGAATCAACGAAATGGCGATGATTTTGGGTCTTAGCTTGCTTGTTGTAGGTAACTTCTTAGGCGGTGTCTGGGCTAATGAGAGTTGGGGAAGATACTGGGGCTGGGATAGCAAGGAGACTTGGGCTTTAGTTAGCATTTTAGTCTATGCGGCTGTAGTTCATATGAGATTTATACCAAAAGTCAATTCGCAATATGCCTTCGCTGTGGCGTCTATGTTTGCTTATAGTGCGATTATAATGACCTATTTTGGGGTGAATTTCTATTTAGTTGGTATGCATAGTTATGCAGCTGGTGATGCTGTACCAGTACCAAATTTTGTCTGGATAGCACTTGTGGTAATGGTAGTTATTAGCCTACTTGCTTATCGCAAAAGGTCATATAGCGCTAGACTGTAA
- the hemC gene encoding hydroxymethylbilane synthase gives MNIKIASRNSALALWQTYHIRDLLEARGHNIEIITMKTKGDVILDTPLAKIGGKGLFTKELENAMLDGRADIAVHSLKDVPTTFPDGLKLACVCSREDINDAMLSMNFKSFDELPNGARVGTTSLRRRMQLLALRPDLEIISLRGNVNSRIAKLRDGEFDAIILAMAGINRLELYKEVNYVSLLNTIAAMGQGALGIEAVDRADILEAIEFLNDEKSVIETTIERAFVHKLNGGCQAPIGVSARLDGDKIFVRAILGTPDGKEILKDERVFNKAKYKEAGEILADEFINKGAKEILARAEEIASQI, from the coding sequence ATGAATATTAAAATCGCAAGCAGAAATAGCGCATTAGCACTTTGGCAGACATATCATATTAGAGATCTTTTAGAGGCTCGTGGTCATAATATAGAGATTATTACTATGAAGACTAAAGGCGATGTTATTTTAGATACACCACTAGCTAAGATCGGTGGTAAGGGTTTATTTACCAAAGAGCTTGAGAATGCGATGCTTGATGGAAGGGCTGATATTGCTGTGCATAGTTTAAAAGATGTACCAACTACATTTCCAGATGGGTTAAAATTGGCCTGTGTTTGTAGTAGAGAAGATATAAATGATGCTATGCTAAGTATGAATTTTAAAAGCTTTGATGAGCTTCCAAATGGTGCAAGGGTTGGAACAACATCTTTGCGTAGAAGAATGCAACTTCTAGCTCTTAGACCTGATTTAGAGATTATCTCGCTTCGTGGAAATGTAAATTCTAGAATTGCTAAGCTTAGAGATGGCGAATTTGATGCTATTATACTTGCTATGGCTGGAATTAATCGTCTTGAACTCTATAAAGAGGTAAATTATGTATCTTTGCTTAATACTATTGCAGCAATGGGGCAAGGAGCTTTGGGTATTGAAGCAGTAGATAGGGCTGATATTTTAGAGGCGATTGAGTTTTTAAATGATGAAAAGAGCGTTATAGAAACTACTATTGAGAGAGCATTTGTGCATAAATTAAATGGCGGGTGTCAAGCCCCAATTGGAGTAAGCGCAAGATTAGATGGTGATAAAATTTTCGTTAGAGCAATTTTAGGTACTCCAGATGGTAAAGAAATATTAAAAGATGAAAGAGTCTTTAATAAGGCTAAATATAAAGAAGCTGGAGAAATTTTAGCTGATGAGTTTATAAATAAAGGAGCTAAGGAGATTTTGGCTAGGGCTGAAGAGATAGCAAGTCAAATTTGA
- a CDS encoding bifunctional aconitate hydratase 2/2-methylisocitrate dehydratase, with the protein MGFFEQYNSAKYERAKLGIPPLPLTKEQTKEVCELLKSSASAELVDLLANRVNPGVDDAAKVKAEFLNEIINHGLNCSLISKIDAVKMLEPMLGGYSVIVLVATLRSSDESVAKAAADVLKNTIFVHDYFNDVAHLAKEGNKFAAEVIKSWANAEWFKSRDDIPEKIEAIVFKVPGETNTDDLSPASEAFSRSDIPLHANAMLMKRQPGSLEKIAELKKSGREVVYVGDVVGTGSSRKSGINSIQWHIGREIPGIPNKKTGGVILGSIIAPIFFNTAEDSGALPIIVNVDGLETGDEIEIYPHKGEIVKDGTVIKTFKLEPNTLKDEVKAGGRIPLIIARSLCAKARAELNLGSEDIFIKPAQPASDDSAGYTLAQKMVGRACGLDGVRPGMYVEPITLTVGSQDTTGPMTRDEIKELASLGFSADFVLQSFCHTAAYPKPTDALMHKTLPDFMISRGGVSLKPGDGVIHSWLNRMVLPDSVGTGGDSHTRFPIGISFPAGSGLVAFAAVLGSMPLNMPESVLVRFSGKMQPGITLRDLVNAIPYYAIKKGLLTVEKKGKVNVFAGKVLEIEGLPDLKVEQAFELSDASAERSAAACAIALNKEPVIEYLKSNITLIDAMIEAGYGSDKTLARRRDKMKKWLENPELLQADKNAKYHTIIEINMDEITEPILACPNDPDDVATLSEVLNDPKRPKNIDEVFVGSCMTNIGHYRALSEVLKGEGQVPTRLWVVPPTKMDEAQLRAEGRYSLFGAAGARTEVPGCSLCMGNQARVADNAIVFSTSTRNFDNRMGMGAQVYLGSAELAAVCAMLGRLPSVEEYMKIVPAKLAGKEDEIYKYLNFNLIENYKLEN; encoded by the coding sequence ATGGGCTTTTTTGAACAATACAATAGCGCTAAATATGAACGCGCAAAACTTGGTATTCCACCACTTCCGCTTACTAAAGAGCAGACAAAAGAGGTATGTGAATTACTTAAATCATCTGCTAGTGCTGAACTTGTTGATTTGTTAGCAAATCGTGTTAATCCAGGCGTTGATGACGCAGCTAAGGTTAAAGCTGAGTTTTTAAATGAGATTATAAATCACGGCTTAAATTGTAGTTTAATTAGCAAAATTGATGCTGTAAAAATGCTTGAGCCAATGCTTGGCGGATATAGCGTTATAGTGCTTGTGGCTACTCTTAGAAGTAGTGATGAGAGCGTAGCAAAAGCTGCAGCTGATGTATTAAAAAATACAATTTTTGTTCATGATTACTTCAATGATGTAGCGCACCTTGCTAAAGAGGGAAACAAATTTGCTGCTGAAGTTATCAAAAGCTGGGCAAATGCTGAGTGGTTTAAATCTAGAGATGATATCCCTGAAAAGATCGAGGCTATAGTATTTAAAGTCCCAGGCGAGACTAATACTGATGATCTAAGTCCAGCTAGTGAGGCATTTAGCCGCTCGGACATACCACTTCACGCCAATGCTATGTTAATGAAACGCCAACCAGGTAGTTTAGAAAAAATTGCCGAGCTTAAAAAAAGCGGTCGTGAAGTTGTCTATGTAGGTGATGTAGTTGGAACAGGTAGCTCAAGAAAGAGCGGTATCAACTCAATTCAATGGCATATAGGTCGTGAAATTCCAGGAATCCCAAACAAAAAAACAGGTGGTGTAATCCTAGGTAGCATTATCGCTCCAATATTCTTTAACACTGCTGAAGATAGCGGTGCTTTACCAATTATCGTAAATGTAGATGGCTTAGAAACCGGTGATGAGATTGAAATTTACCCACACAAAGGCGAGATAGTAAAAGATGGTACAGTGATAAAAACTTTCAAACTTGAGCCAAATACCCTAAAAGATGAAGTAAAAGCCGGTGGTAGAATCCCACTAATCATAGCTAGAAGCCTATGCGCTAAGGCTAGGGCTGAGTTGAATTTAGGCAGTGAAGATATCTTTATTAAACCAGCCCAACCTGCAAGTGATGATAGCGCAGGTTACACTCTAGCACAAAAAATGGTCGGCCGTGCGTGTGGCTTAGATGGTGTTCGCCCAGGTATGTATGTAGAGCCTATCACTCTAACAGTAGGTAGCCAAGATACAACAGGCCCAATGACAAGAGATGAGATCAAAGAGCTTGCAAGTCTTGGATTTTCAGCTGATTTTGTATTACAAAGCTTCTGTCACACAGCAGCTTATCCGAAACCAACAGACGCTTTAATGCATAAAACTTTACCAGATTTTATGATTAGTCGTGGTGGTGTGAGCTTAAAACCAGGTGATGGCGTTATTCACTCATGGTTAAATAGAATGGTTCTACCTGATTCAGTAGGAACAGGTGGGGACTCTCATACTCGTTTCCCTATCGGTATAAGCTTCCCAGCAGGTAGTGGTCTAGTGGCTTTTGCGGCGGTTTTAGGCTCAATGCCATTAAATATGCCAGAGTCAGTTTTGGTAAGATTTAGTGGTAAGATGCAACCAGGCATAACTCTAAGAGATCTAGTAAATGCTATCCCATATTACGCTATCAAAAAAGGTCTTTTAACAGTAGAGAAAAAAGGCAAAGTAAATGTATTTGCCGGTAAAGTGCTTGAGATTGAAGGCTTACCAGATCTTAAAGTAGAACAAGCATTTGAATTAAGCGACGCAAGTGCTGAAAGAAGTGCCGCAGCATGTGCTATCGCTCTAAATAAAGAGCCTGTAATAGAGTATCTAAAATCCAATATAACTCTAATTGACGCTATGATAGAAGCGGGATATGGCAGTGATAAAACTTTAGCTCGTCGTCGTGATAAGATGAAAAAATGGCTAGAAAATCCAGAGTTATTACAAGCTGATAAAAATGCGAAATACCACACTATAATTGAGATCAATATGGATGAGATCACTGAGCCGATTTTGGCGTGTCCAAATGACCCAGATGATGTGGCTACTCTAAGTGAAGTTCTAAATGATCCAAAACGCCCTAAAAATATAGATGAAGTTTTCGTAGGTAGCTGTATGACAAATATCGGCCATTATAGAGCTTTAAGCGAAGTCTTAAAAGGCGAAGGTCAAGTGCCTACTAGATTATGGGTTGTTCCACCTACAAAAATGGATGAAGCCCAATTAAGAGCCGAGGGTAGATACTCGCTATTTGGTGCAGCCGGTGCTAGGACAGAGGTGCCAGGATGCTCACTATGTATGGGTAACCAAGCTAGAGTAGCTGATAATGCTATAGTATTCTCAACCTCTACAAGAAACTTTGATAATCGTATGGGTATGGGCGCTCAAGTTTATCTAGGTTCTGCTGAGCTTGCAGCGGTGTGTGCTATGCTAGGAAGACTGCCAAGTGTAGAAGAGTATATGAAGATTGTTCCAGCTAAACTTGCTGGTAAAGAAGATGAGATCTATAAATATCTAAACTTCAACCTAATTGAAAACTACAAATTAGAAAACTAA
- the ispG gene encoding flavodoxin-dependent (E)-4-hydroxy-3-methylbut-2-enyl-diphosphate synthase: MQRYKTRQIQVGSVKIGGDAPISVQSMTFSKTRDVKETLEQINRLYFAGCDIVRCAVFNKDDIEGLRQVKKDSPLPIVADIHFNHLYALAVAEFVDAIRINPGNIGGKEKIKKVVNACKERNLPIRIGVNSGSLEEQFEQKYGRSVKAMVESALYNIKLLEDFDFRDIAVSLKSSDTANTMAAYRALRPMVDYPFHLGVTEAGTTFHATIKSAIALGGLLMEGIGDTMRVSITGELEEEIRVAKAILQDSGVQKSGLNIISCPTCGRLQSDLVSAIKIVEEKTAHITAPLNISVMGCIVNAIGEAKGADVAIAFGKGNGLIMRHGEVVARLSESELVDRFLQEIDDELKARNE, encoded by the coding sequence ATGCAAAGATACAAAACAAGACAAATTCAAGTAGGCAGTGTAAAGATAGGCGGTGACGCGCCAATAAGCGTCCAATCAATGACATTTTCTAAAACAAGAGATGTCAAAGAGACCTTAGAGCAGATTAACCGCTTATATTTTGCGGGGTGCGATATAGTGCGGTGTGCTGTGTTTAATAAAGATGATATAGAAGGGCTTAGGCAGGTTAAAAAAGATAGCCCACTGCCGATCGTAGCTGATATACACTTTAACCATCTTTATGCCTTGGCTGTGGCTGAATTTGTAGATGCTATTAGGATAAATCCGGGTAATATCGGTGGTAAAGAGAAGATTAAAAAGGTGGTAAATGCGTGTAAAGAGCGAAATTTGCCTATAAGAATTGGTGTAAATAGCGGTAGCTTAGAAGAGCAGTTTGAGCAAAAATATGGCAGAAGCGTCAAAGCTATGGTAGAGAGTGCTTTGTATAATATTAAGCTTTTAGAAGATTTTGATTTTAGAGATATTGCTGTGAGTTTAAAAAGCAGCGATACGGCAAACACAATGGCAGCATATAGAGCGTTGCGTCCAATGGTGGATTATCCATTTCATTTAGGGGTTACAGAAGCTGGAACGACATTTCACGCTACGATAAAATCAGCTATAGCACTTGGTGGGCTTTTGATGGAGGGGATCGGCGATACTATGAGAGTTAGTATCACAGGAGAGCTTGAAGAGGAGATTAGAGTCGCTAAGGCAATTTTACAAGATAGCGGAGTCCAAAAAAGTGGATTAAATATCATCTCATGTCCTACATGTGGAAGGCTTCAAAGCGATTTAGTAAGTGCTATAAAGATAGTAGAAGAAAAGACCGCTCACATAACCGCACCATTAAATATAAGCGTAATGGGTTGTATAGTAAATGCCATCGGAGAGGCCAAAGGAGCCGATGTGGCTATCGCTTTTGGCAAGGGAAATGGGCTTATAATGCGTCATGGAGAAGTAGTAGCTAGATTGTCTGAGTCTGAACTAGTAGATAGATTTTTACAAGAGATAGATGATGAGCTAAAGGCTAGAAATGAATGA
- a CDS encoding LTA synthase family protein, with protein MRKIITQILIFTAIYMAIFALMRAVMLYNLIEHDIDDWGGVFWHGLGHDMRTFSAIFLPIFLSGFLSYLGGFIKLNLAKFYQIISSIYIAIVSFIVVIFAFINYYYYQIYQNKIDMFIFGLKDDDTAALISIIWNDYPVILILLCALVFAILCGYLNSKILKIKFKKSNQPIWILIICNIILIYAYTVALRAHPVYNALRASTYQFSTFKPFNEISTNPIMALSWASKEYKNQANFPYVDINRGKELQKRLFDMFATTKQNSNHAKMHIHFNLMESFGLGLLQEDEKLEKLLLGSLYSHFQSDFVFKRFLPSTNGTIDSLNRILFQSPIINLTSSKFQKTKLPYTVIDIYKKAGYRVVFAYAGNSAWYNINYFLKAQGVDEIIDETILMQEYTNAKESKHPYGIKDEYMYNKIYEIFNNATKPTLIISLGISNHPPYLHKGKNELNLDLNSSEISRYSTDYKALLNAYSYANNSFGDYLNKIKNSKFKDKIIVAATGDHANREYKFDYKNEIAFGISVPFYLYIPQNLQNNIYYDKDRIGSHKDIFPTLYNLSLNETKYLNIGGKNMLSKPSDERFEFAMHINVWADNDGIYPISSTKGYRYQNSNTLKNSNDSFELDESKAQFHKLYEEFSYYQLAWRLGLMK; from the coding sequence ATGCGAAAAATCATAACACAAATTCTCATCTTTACAGCCATATATATGGCTATCTTTGCTCTTATGAGAGCGGTAATGCTATATAACCTAATTGAGCATGATATTGATGATTGGGGTGGGGTATTTTGGCATGGGCTTGGGCATGATATGCGGACTTTTAGTGCTATATTTTTGCCTATATTTTTATCTGGATTTCTTAGCTATTTGGGCGGATTTATCAAATTAAATTTAGCCAAATTTTATCAAATTATCTCTAGCATTTATATAGCCATTGTATCATTTATCGTGGTTATTTTTGCATTTATCAACTACTACTATTATCAAATTTATCAAAATAAGATTGATATGTTTATATTTGGGCTTAAAGATGATGATACCGCTGCTTTAATATCGATTATCTGGAATGATTATCCAGTAATTTTAATACTATTATGCGCTTTGGTTTTTGCTATTTTATGTGGATATTTAAATAGTAAAATTTTAAAAATTAAATTTAAAAAATCCAACCAACCGATTTGGATTTTAATTATTTGTAATATTATATTAATTTACGCATATACTGTGGCACTGCGGGCTCATCCAGTATATAATGCACTTCGTGCTTCTACATATCAATTTAGCACATTTAAGCCATTTAATGAGATATCTACTAATCCTATTATGGCTCTTTCATGGGCTAGTAAAGAGTATAAAAATCAAGCCAACTTCCCATATGTGGATATAAATAGAGGCAAAGAGCTGCAAAAGAGATTGTTTGATATGTTTGCTACTACAAAACAAAACTCCAATCATGCTAAAATGCATATACATTTTAATCTCATGGAGAGTTTTGGGCTTGGGTTATTACAAGAGGATGAGAAATTAGAAAAGCTTCTTTTAGGCTCATTATATAGCCATTTTCAAAGCGATTTTGTATTTAAAAGATTTTTACCTTCTACTAATGGCACGATAGATAGTCTAAATAGAATACTATTTCAAAGCCCTATAATCAATCTCACAAGTAGCAAATTTCAAAAGACAAAGCTACCTTACACAGTCATTGATATCTATAAAAAAGCTGGTTATAGAGTGGTTTTTGCTTATGCGGGGAATTCTGCTTGGTATAATATAAATTACTTTTTAAAAGCTCAAGGTGTAGATGAGATTATAGATGAGACTATACTAATGCAAGAGTATACAAATGCCAAAGAGTCTAAGCATCCATATGGGATAAAAGATGAGTATATGTATAACAAGATTTATGAGATTTTTAATAATGCAACCAAACCAACTCTAATTATCTCTCTTGGTATTTCAAACCATCCTCCATATTTACACAAAGGTAAAAATGAGCTAAATTTAGATCTAAATAGCTCTGAGATTAGTCGTTATTCTACTGACTATAAAGCACTATTAAACGCATATAGCTACGCAAATAACAGCTTTGGAGATTATTTAAATAAGATCAAAAATAGCAAATTCAAAGATAAAATAATAGTAGCAGCAACTGGCGATCATGCAAATAGAGAGTATAAATTTGATTATAAAAATGAGATAGCTTTTGGGATTAGTGTGCCATTTTATCTATATATACCACAAAATTTACAAAACAATATCTATTATGACAAAGATAGAATCGGCTCGCACAAAGATATATTTCCAACTCTATACAATCTTAGTTTAAATGAGACAAAATACCTAAATATAGGTGGTAAAAATATGCTCTCTAAGCCTAGTGATGAGAGATTTGAGTTTGCTATGCATATAAATGTCTGGGCTGATAATGATGGCATATATCCAATATCAAGCACTAAAGGATATAGATATCAAAACTCAAATACATTAAAAAATAGTAATGATAGCTTTGAGCTTGATGAATCAAAAGCTCAGTTTCATAAGCTATATGAAGAGTTTAGTTACTATCAGTTAGCTTGGAGATTAGGATTGATGAAGTAG